In a genomic window of Xenopus laevis strain J_2021 chromosome 5S, Xenopus_laevis_v10.1, whole genome shotgun sequence:
- the uts2b.S gene encoding urotensin-2B, giving the protein MDKVTSIHLCLGTVLVVISMHTVQTKPYLLQELELESKLKQLEQLEKLKEQLMEGKTSDITYAVKGIASSHPNKQACFWKYCV; this is encoded by the exons ATGGATAAAGTCACGTCTATTCATCTGTGCCTTGGAACTGTTCTTGTTGTGATTTCTATGCACACTGTGCAAACCAAACCTTATTTATTACAGG aaCTGGAGCTCGAAAGCAAATTGAAGCAACTGGAACAG CTGGAGAAACTGAAGGAGCAGCTCATGGAAGGGAAGACTTCTGATATAACATATGCTGTGAAAGGGATAGCATCCTCACACCCTAACAAACAAG catgctTTTGGAAATACTGTGTGTGA
- the ostn.S gene encoding osteocrin, with product MLEWHSVSVSLLLAVSFVQWTSTKAVPAKPGKQDLALWSLDTAVVLDGSSHSVSCEEKSAADLAAKILLLDELVSLENDVIETKKKRSFPGFGSPLDRLSASTTEFKGKQRKVVEFPKRRFGIPLDRIGMNRLANTRG from the exons ATGCTGGAGTGGCACAGTGTGAGTGTTAGCCTTCTCCTTGCTGTTTCTTTTGTACAGTGGACATCTACAAAAGCAGTTCCTGCCAAGCCTGGAAAACAAGATTTGGCTTTATGG TCACTTGACACAGCAGTTGTGCTAGATGGCAGCTCACATTCAGTCTCCTGTGAAGAAAAGTCAGCAGCAGACCTGGCAGCTAAAATTCTACTTCTGGATGAGCTTGTCTCTCTAGAAAATGATGTGATTGAAACCAAGAAAAAGAGAAGCTTCCCTGGATTTGGTTCTCCTCTTGACAGGCTTTCTGCCAGCACCACAGAATTTAAGGGCAAGCAGAG AAAAGTTGTTGAATTTCCGAAGAGAAGATTTGGAATTCCGCTTGATCGAATTGGCATGAACCGTCTTGCTAATACAAGAGGCTAA